Proteins encoded within one genomic window of Eurosta solidaginis isolate ZX-2024a chromosome 1, ASM4086904v1, whole genome shotgun sequence:
- the LOC137237306 gene encoding serendipity locus protein delta-like, protein MHCVVCSAIAGGQHGLENIDFISPFSKKSVSSIITYLGKKASPSIDITWAEESCEWKICKPCLEDVITFDECMVKLLEVQKRIVSLLRRAAIKEESIEFEPVVDVLPKNILSNSKHIDSGDDEGNDLSVLESDMKAESSFEDNEFCEDSEDFGSDNEESEKINKESNRSSQKYTIPKKCNMCTKVFKNDSLLQEHIELKHNPSKKIWKCEICGARARSEEYLELHMNVHEGKSVLECKYCNKRYKRKINVIIHMQKHWDKKNIQCERCGLTFSEQPAYYNHKLLHEAEDDPLICATCHQIFKTRRTYRSHLWTHREDRPRFSCEVCGKTFVEKYTLKVHSKCHIGNESDNREYRQKSISAIEEPKPKSFECIICGDKYQSNDLLDQHMKVQHDVVL, encoded by the coding sequence ATGCACTGTGTGGTGTGTAGTGCTATAGCTGGTGGTCAGCATGGACTTGAAAATATTGATTTCATATCTCCTTTTTCTAAAAAGTCTGTGTCTTCAATAATTACGTATTTAGGAAAAAAGGCATCACCTTCAATTGATATAACGTGGGCTGAGGAATCTTGTGAATGGAAAATTTGTAAACCATGCTTGGAAGATGTTATCACTTTTGATGAATGCATGGTAAAGCTGCTTGAAGTGCAAAAACGAATTGTTTCTCTTTTACGGAGGGCAGCTATAAAAGAAGAATCTATTGAATTTGAACCTGTAGTTGATgttttaccaaaaaatattttatcaaattcGAAACATATAGATAGTGGGGATGATGAAGGAAATGATCTATCTGTTCTAGAAAGTGATATGAAAGCTGAGAGTAGCTTCGAGGATAACGAATTTTGTGAGGATTCCGAAGACTTTGGAAGTGATAATGAGGAATCCGAAAAAATAAATAAGGAATCCAACAGAAGCTCACAGAAGTACACAATTCCAAAAAAATGTAACATGTGCactaaagtttttaaaaatgatTCTTTATTACAAGAACATATAGAACTTAAGCATAACCCATCTAAAAAGATTTGGAAATGCGAGATTTGTGGAGCTAGAGCAAGgtctgaagaatatttggaacTACATATGAATGTTCATGAAGGAAAATCCGTTTTGGAGTGCAAATACTGCAACAAACGATATAAGCGTAAAATTAACGTCATTATACATATGCAGAAGCATTGGGACAAAAAGAATATTCAATGCGAAAGATGTGGACTGACGTTTTCGGAACAACCCGCTTACTATAATCATAAATTGCTACATGAGGCCGAAGATGATCCTCTTATATGTGCTACTTGTCATCAAATCTTTAAAACTCGACGCACGTATAGAAGTCATTTATGGACACATCGTGAAGATAGACCGCGTTTCAGCTGTGAGGTTTGCGGCAAAACATTTGTTGAAAAGTACACCCTTAAGGTGCATAGTAAATGCCACATAGGAAATGAAAGCGATAATAGGGAATATCGTCAGAAAAGTATTAGTGCTATAGAAGAGCCTAAACCAAAATCTTTTGAATGTATTATTTGTGGCGATAAATATCAATCCAACGATTTACTCGATCAACATATGAAAGTTCAGCATGACGTAGTTTTATAA